Proteins encoded in a region of the Flavobacteriaceae bacterium HL-DH10 genome:
- a CDS encoding phytoene/squalene synthase family protein, with amino-acid sequence MKAIFDTVSYNCSKLVTKSYSTSFSLATKMLYKTIRTDIYNIYGFVRFADEIVDSFHDYDKEMLFNKFNDDLESALKDKISLNPILNSFQYTFHKYNIEKSLVDAFMKSMRLDLYKTDYLTNEEYKDYIYGSADVVGLMCLKVFVKGDHEKYEELKETAMALGSAFQKVNFLRDLKTDFEGLNRTYFPNTDLKNLDENSKKDIINDIENDFEKGLSGIKKLPIEAKFGVFMAYRYYRQLLKKLKKTPALKIKDTRIRVSNPKKIELLMRSYVKYQLNLM; translated from the coding sequence ATGAAAGCAATTTTTGATACCGTTTCTTATAATTGTAGTAAGCTCGTTACTAAATCATATAGTACGTCCTTTTCACTTGCAACAAAAATGCTTTATAAAACTATTCGAACAGACATTTATAATATTTACGGTTTTGTTAGGTTTGCTGATGAAATAGTAGATTCATTTCACGATTATGACAAAGAAATGCTATTCAATAAATTTAATGACGACTTAGAAAGTGCTTTAAAAGATAAAATAAGCTTAAACCCGATATTAAATTCGTTTCAATATACATTTCATAAATATAATATTGAGAAAAGTTTAGTTGATGCCTTTATGAAAAGCATGCGGTTAGATTTATACAAAACAGATTATTTAACCAATGAAGAATATAAAGACTACATATATGGTTCTGCTGATGTAGTAGGACTTATGTGTTTAAAAGTTTTTGTAAAAGGAGATCATGAAAAATATGAAGAACTTAAAGAGACAGCTATGGCTCTTGGTTCAGCATTTCAAAAAGTCAATTTTTTAAGAGATTTAAAAACTGATTTTGAAGGTTTAAACAGAACATATTTCCCAAATACAGACTTAAAAAATTTAGATGAAAACTCTAAAAAAGATATTATTAATGATATTGAAAACGACTTTGAAAAAGGTCTTAGCGGTATAAAAAAACTACCCATTGAGGCCAAATTTGGTGTTTTTATGGCATATCGCTATTATAGACAGTTATTAAAAAAGCTAAAAAAGACACCCGCTTTAAAAATAAAAGATACGAGAATACGAGTTTCTAATCCTAAAAAAATTGAACTCTTAATGCGTAGTTATGTTAAATATCAACTAAATTTAATGTAA
- a CDS encoding sterol desaturase family protein, whose amino-acid sequence MSTLLWILVFLATYCFMEFMAWFTHKYIMHGFLWRLHKDHHKKDHDSWFERNDAFFIFYAIVSITFFLLWKYNDLWIGLPIGIGIFAYGFSYFMVHDIFIHQRFKLFRNANNWYAKGVRRAHKMHHKHLGKKDGECFGMLFVPFKYFKKQ is encoded by the coding sequence ATGAGCACTTTACTTTGGATATTAGTTTTTTTAGCAACCTATTGTTTCATGGAATTTATGGCTTGGTTTACCCATAAATATATCATGCATGGTTTTTTATGGCGTTTACATAAAGACCATCATAAAAAAGATCATGACAGCTGGTTTGAACGTAATGACGCTTTTTTTATCTTTTATGCTATTGTGAGCATAACTTTTTTTCTTCTTTGGAAATATAACGACTTATGGATTGGTTTACCTATTGGTATTGGTATTTTCGCTTACGGTTTCTCTTATTTTATGGTACATGATATTTTTATTCACCAACGCTTTAAATTGTTTAGAAATGCTAATAATTGGTATGCAAAAGGCGTAAGACGTGCACACAAAATGCATCACAAACATTTAGGCAAAAAAGATGGTGAATGCTTTGGAATGCTATTTGTTCCTTTTAAATATTTCAAAAAACAATAG
- a CDS encoding lycopene cyclase domain-containing protein, with translation MDSLYLLLDLGSLSIPFIFSFHPKLKFYTYWKSLFVGILFSMLIFIPWDVFFTIKGIWGFNSTYLLDLKIFHLPIEEWLFFICIPYACVFTHYALLYYFPNLKLSKNITKIIGHTLTLSFLIISIYNYDKWYTFINFSLATILIFIVTNKAPKLLQSYFLTFLVMFIPFLIVNGVLTGSFIENEVVWYNNAENLNIRIFTIPIEDSIYAFTLILLNLFVISLKQNSKK, from the coding sequence ATGGATTCTTTATATCTTCTATTAGATTTAGGTTCATTATCAATTCCTTTTATTTTTAGCTTTCATCCTAAATTAAAGTTCTACACATATTGGAAATCTCTATTTGTAGGTATCCTTTTTAGTATGCTTATTTTTATTCCTTGGGATGTGTTTTTTACAATTAAAGGTATTTGGGGGTTTAATTCAACTTACTTATTAGACCTAAAAATTTTTCATTTACCTATTGAAGAATGGCTGTTTTTTATTTGTATTCCATATGCTTGTGTATTTACACATTACGCACTACTCTACTACTTTCCTAATTTAAAATTATCAAAAAATATTACAAAAATTATAGGACACACGTTGACACTATCCTTTTTAATAATATCTATTTATAATTATGATAAGTGGTACACCTTTATAAATTTTTCTTTAGCAACTATTCTAATATTTATTGTAACAAATAAAGCTCCTAAACTACTTCAATCATATTTTTTAACCTTTTTGGTTATGTTTATTCCCTTTTTAATTGTGAATGGTGTACTAACAGGAAGTTTTATAGAAAATGAAGTGGTTTGGTACAATAATGCTGAAAACTTAAATATCAGAATATTTACTATACCTATTGAGGATAGTATTTATGCATTTACACTTATTCTTTTAAATTTATTCGTTATAAGTTTAAAACAGAATTCAAAAAAATAA
- a CDS encoding D-2-hydroxyacid dehydrogenase, producing MKIVILDGYTLNPGDLSWDTLKKHGNLLVYDRTPFDSEEIIKRIGDADIVYTNKTPLSEEVIKKAPNLKYIGVLATGYNVIDIVSAKEKGIIVTNVPAYSTISVAQFTMALILEMCHHIGGHSTAVKNGQWTKSPDFCFWNSPLIELEGKTLGIIGFGSIGQATSKLAQAFGLKILFNNRSKKIELESVTCKQVDLDELFAKSDIISLHCPLIESTQGIINSENIMKMKDGVMILNTARGGLVVEQDLADALNSEKVFGAAVDVVSEEPIKADNPLLKAKNCIITPHIAWAPKEARKRLMNITVENLKAYLNGNPINIVNA from the coding sequence ATGAAGATAGTAATTTTAGATGGTTATACTTTAAATCCTGGTGATCTTAGTTGGGACACTTTGAAAAAGCATGGAAATTTGTTAGTTTATGATAGAACGCCATTTGATTCAGAAGAAATTATAAAAAGAATTGGTGATGCAGACATTGTTTACACCAACAAAACGCCACTTTCAGAAGAAGTAATAAAAAAGGCTCCAAATTTAAAGTATATAGGAGTATTGGCTACAGGTTATAATGTTATTGATATTGTTTCTGCTAAAGAAAAAGGAATTATAGTTACTAATGTTCCTGCATATAGTACCATTTCTGTGGCTCAGTTTACAATGGCATTAATTCTAGAAATGTGTCATCATATTGGTGGTCATAGTACGGCTGTAAAAAATGGTCAATGGACAAAATCTCCAGATTTTTGTTTTTGGAATTCTCCATTAATAGAGCTTGAAGGTAAAACTTTGGGAATAATTGGTTTTGGTAGTATTGGACAAGCTACAAGTAAATTAGCTCAGGCTTTTGGTTTAAAGATTTTATTTAATAATAGAAGTAAAAAAATAGAATTAGAATCTGTTACATGTAAACAAGTAGACCTCGACGAGTTGTTTGCTAAATCAGATATTATAAGTTTACATTGTCCACTTATTGAAAGTACTCAAGGTATTATTAATTCAGAGAATATCATGAAAATGAAAGACGGTGTGATGATCTTAAATACAGCAAGAGGTGGTTTGGTAGTAGAGCAAGATTTAGCTGATGCTCTAAATTCAGAAAAAGTTTTTGGAGCCGCTGTTGATGTAGTTTCAGAAGAACCCATTAAAGCTGATAATCCATTATTAAAAGCAAAAAACTGTATAATTACCCCACATATCGCTTGGGCTCCTAAAGAAGCCAGAAAGCGATTAATGAATATTACGGTTGAAAATTTAAAGGCTTATTTAAACGGAAATCCTATAAATATAGTAAATGCTTAA
- a CDS encoding redoxin family protein, with the protein MKITKQKRNNIIFLIVIALFFIPQARQPIQVFLQKGFALISPSIETDKNQKKLVDYNWKLKDESGTVFNFEAHKGKVVLINFWATWCPPCIAEMPSMQKLYNDYKDKVDFVFITTDYYSEINPFLKKNNYTFKVVRPQEAYPEFFNIISIPRTFLIDKEGNIIIDKNGAANWNSDLVRDTIDHLLN; encoded by the coding sequence ATGAAAATCACAAAACAAAAAAGAAATAATATCATTTTCTTAATAGTTATTGCTTTGTTTTTTATTCCACAAGCACGTCAACCCATTCAAGTATTTCTTCAAAAAGGATTTGCTTTAATAAGCCCTTCAATAGAAACAGATAAAAATCAAAAGAAATTAGTCGATTATAATTGGAAGCTGAAAGATGAAAGTGGCACTGTTTTTAATTTTGAAGCGCATAAAGGAAAGGTTGTTTTAATAAACTTTTGGGCAACTTGGTGTCCACCTTGTATTGCAGAAATGCCAAGTATGCAAAAGCTTTATAATGATTATAAAGATAAAGTGGATTTTGTTTTTATAACAACAGATTATTACAGTGAGATTAATCCGTTTTTAAAGAAAAATAATTACACCTTTAAGGTGGTTAGACCACAGGAAGCATATCCAGAATTTTTCAATATTATATCTATTCCAAGAACATTTTTAATAGATAAAGAGGGTAATATCATTATAGATAAAAATGGTGCTGCCAACTGGAATAGTGATTTAGTTAGAGATACAATAGATCATCTATTGAATTAA
- a CDS encoding anti-sigma factor, translated as MFFAIIAIGILTASCDDDDTVSKTANLTLNLSGLEALGNDFVYEGWIIVNGAPISTGTFTSVTFPQSFSVDADNLANATKFVLSIEPAVDSDPAPADTKILAGDFSGDTANVSSNGIVADFSTSSGKYILATPTNGSDNDELSGVWFLDLSSGTPAVGLDLPVLPNGWKYEGWSVINGTPVSSGTFTDVDDFDDNATTTLFKGDLGDGPAFPGEDYLQNAPSGLTFPTNLRGATIVISVEPNPDNSPAPFTLKPLAHVVPSDAADHVTIAMGDGPVASLSGEVMR; from the coding sequence ATGTTTTTTGCAATTATAGCAATAGGAATTTTAACTGCATCTTGTGATGATGATGATACGGTATCTAAAACGGCTAATTTAACTTTGAATTTGTCAGGTTTAGAGGCTTTAGGTAATGATTTTGTTTACGAAGGTTGGATTATTGTTAATGGAGCTCCTATTTCAACAGGAACATTTACTTCAGTAACATTCCCTCAATCTTTTAGTGTTGATGCTGATAATTTGGCTAATGCTACAAAGTTTGTATTATCTATAGAACCTGCTGTAGATTCAGATCCTGCTCCAGCAGACACCAAAATTTTAGCAGGTGATTTTTCTGGAGACACCGCAAACGTGAGTTCTAACGGAATTGTAGCGGATTTTAGCACATCTTCTGGTAAATATATTTTAGCAACTCCAACTAATGGTTCAGATAATGATGAATTAAGTGGCGTATGGTTTTTGGATCTTTCAAGTGGGACTCCAGCAGTTGGTTTAGACTTACCTGTTTTGCCAAACGGATGGAAGTATGAAGGCTGGTCTGTAATTAATGGTACACCCGTAAGTTCAGGGACATTTACTGATGTTGATGACTTTGACGACAATGCAACAACAACATTGTTTAAAGGTGATTTAGGAGATGGTCCTGCATTTCCAGGAGAAGATTATCTGCAAAATGCACCATCAGGGTTAACCTTTCCTACAAATTTGAGAGGAGCAACTATTGTTATTTCTGTTGAACCTAATCCAGATAATAGTCCAGCACCATTTACATTAAAACCTTTGGCTCATGTTGTGCCATCAGATGCAGCAGATCATGTGACTATTGCAATGGGAGATGGACCCGTTGCAAGTTTGTCAGGAGAAGTTATGAGATAA
- a CDS encoding Crp/Fnr family transcriptional regulator → MKSIWFFDDVNLFRKLCPHKFKAYKANHSFDAYKKKDYIYFEEDSSNKVYLIERGKVKIGYYSEDGEEVVKAILIRGELFGETAILGETKREEFAQSIDNGTNICPIGVETMHSLMRDNQAFSFKIYKIIGFKLKKLERRLQLLLFKDTKTRLLDFLEELCEDYGYDCEKTGDKVIPHPYTQKDIACLIGTSRPTLNILLNELKEEKIIEFSRKEIRIYKNIA, encoded by the coding sequence ATGAAATCTATTTGGTTTTTTGATGATGTAAATCTTTTTAGAAAACTATGCCCGCATAAATTTAAGGCTTATAAAGCTAATCATAGTTTTGATGCCTATAAAAAGAAGGACTATATATATTTTGAAGAAGATAGCTCTAATAAGGTATATTTAATTGAAAGAGGAAAAGTAAAGATTGGTTACTATAGTGAAGATGGAGAAGAAGTTGTTAAAGCTATTTTAATCCGAGGAGAATTATTTGGAGAAACAGCTATTCTTGGAGAAACTAAACGTGAAGAATTTGCTCAGTCTATTGATAATGGGACTAATATTTGCCCAATAGGAGTAGAGACTATGCATAGTTTAATGAGAGATAATCAAGCGTTTAGCTTTAAAATATATAAGATAATTGGTTTTAAATTAAAAAAGCTAGAGAGACGTTTACAGTTGTTGTTGTTTAAGGACACAAAAACACGTCTTCTTGATTTTTTAGAGGAGTTATGTGAAGATTATGGTTACGATTGTGAAAAAACTGGAGATAAAGTAATTCCTCACCCTTATACACAAAAAGATATTGCTTGTTTAATAGGAACTTCAAGACCGACATTAAACATTCTATTAAATGAATTAAAAGAAGAAAAAATCATCGAATTTTCCAGAAAAGAAATAAGAATTTATAAAAACATTGCTTAG
- a CDS encoding DUF5606 domain-containing protein — MSLDKILAIGGKPGLYKLVTQTRGGFVAESLIDKKRISIGVRQNVSVLSEIAIYTLTEEVPLKQIFETIMKKENGEQTSVKPKDSKDKLEEYFFDILPDYDEDRVYVSDIKKVVQWYNLLQQHNLLDGIQEEKEVVSDEEE; from the coding sequence ATGAGTTTAGATAAAATATTAGCAATAGGAGGAAAACCTGGATTGTACAAATTAGTAACTCAAACGCGAGGTGGTTTTGTTGCAGAATCATTAATAGATAAAAAACGTATATCTATTGGTGTTAGACAAAATGTTAGTGTATTAAGTGAGATTGCTATTTATACGTTGACAGAAGAAGTGCCTCTAAAACAAATTTTTGAAACTATTATGAAAAAGGAAAACGGTGAACAAACATCTGTTAAGCCTAAAGATAGTAAAGATAAATTAGAGGAATATTTCTTTGATATTTTACCAGATTATGATGAAGATAGGGTTTATGTTAGTGATATTAAAAAGGTTGTGCAATGGTATAATTTGTTACAACAGCATAATTTGTTAGATGGTATTCAAGAAGAAAAAGAAGTTGTTTCTGATGAAGAAGAATAA
- the def gene encoding peptide deformylase, which produces MILPIVAYGDPVLKKVGADIDKEYPNLDSLLENMFETMYNAFGVGLAAPQVGLPIRLFLVDTTPFSEDEDLSEEEQNNLKDFKRVFINAKITKEEGDEWAFNEGCLSIPDVREDVFRQPKITIEYVDENFKPHTEVFDGLIARVIQHEYDHIEGVLFTDKLSTLKKRLIKGRLSNISKGKINVDYRMRFPAQKKKR; this is translated from the coding sequence ATGATTTTACCTATTGTAGCCTATGGCGATCCTGTTTTAAAAAAGGTTGGAGCTGATATAGATAAAGAATATCCTAACCTGGATAGTTTGCTCGAAAATATGTTTGAGACTATGTATAATGCTTTTGGTGTAGGGCTGGCAGCACCTCAAGTAGGCTTGCCAATTCGTTTGTTTTTAGTAGATACAACCCCTTTTTCTGAAGATGAAGATTTGTCTGAAGAAGAACAAAATAATTTAAAAGATTTTAAACGTGTTTTTATAAATGCTAAAATAACCAAAGAAGAAGGCGATGAGTGGGCTTTTAATGAAGGATGTTTAAGTATACCAGATGTTAGAGAAGATGTGTTTAGACAGCCAAAAATAACAATCGAGTATGTGGATGAAAACTTTAAACCGCATACAGAAGTTTTTGATGGTTTGATAGCTAGAGTTATTCAACATGAATACGATCATATTGAGGGTGTTTTATTTACTGATAAACTTTCTACTTTAAAAAAACGCTTAATAAAAGGACGATTGAGTAATATTTCAAAAGGAAAAATAAATGTAGACTACAGAATGCGTTTTCCTGCTCAAAAAAAGAAAAGATAA
- the ruvX gene encoding Holliday junction resolvase RuvX — translation MARILAIDYGTKRTGIAVTDELQIIASGLTTVSTKELIPFLKAYIIKEKVELFLIGEPKQMDNTASESELYILPFIDKLKKEIPNIPIERVDERFTSKMAFQTMIDSGLKKNKRKNKALVDEISATLILQSYLYSK, via the coding sequence ATGGCTCGCATATTAGCAATAGATTATGGTACCAAAAGAACAGGCATAGCAGTAACCGATGAGTTACAAATTATTGCTTCTGGGCTTACAACAGTTAGTACAAAAGAGCTTATACCGTTTTTGAAAGCCTATATTATTAAAGAAAAGGTTGAATTGTTTTTAATTGGTGAACCCAAACAAATGGATAATACTGCCTCAGAGAGCGAATTATATATTCTTCCTTTTATTGATAAATTAAAAAAGGAAATCCCTAATATCCCAATAGAAAGAGTTGATGAGCGCTTTACTTCTAAAATGGCGTTTCAAACTATGATTGATAGTGGTTTAAAAAAGAATAAGCGTAAAAATAAAGCCCTAGTAGATGAAATTAGTGCAACACTCATTCTACAGAGTTACCTATATTCTAAGTAA
- a CDS encoding 2,3,4,5-tetrahydropyridine-2,6-dicarboxylate N-succinyltransferase, with protein MTELRDIIEQAWENRALLKEEKTITAIRKVVDLLDKGELRVAEPTNDGWQVNEWVKKGVVLYFPIQTMETIEVGPFEFHDKIPLKKGYKEKGIRVVPHAVARHGSYISPGTILMPSYVNIGAYVDEGTMVDTWATVGSCAQIGKNVHLSGGVGIGGVLEPLQAAPVIIEDNVFVGSRCIVVEGVHVETEAVLGANVVLTMSTKIIDVTGDEPIEMKGRVPARSVVIPGSYTKTFAAGEYQVPCALIIGKRKESTNKKTSLNDALRENDVAV; from the coding sequence ATGACTGAATTAAGAGATATTATAGAACAAGCTTGGGAAAACAGAGCCCTTTTAAAAGAAGAAAAAACTATTACAGCCATACGTAAAGTTGTAGATTTATTAGATAAAGGTGAGCTAAGAGTTGCAGAACCAACTAACGATGGTTGGCAAGTTAATGAATGGGTAAAAAAAGGTGTTGTACTGTATTTCCCGATTCAAACTATGGAAACTATAGAAGTTGGCCCATTTGAATTTCATGATAAAATTCCATTAAAAAAAGGATATAAAGAAAAAGGTATTAGAGTGGTACCACATGCAGTAGCAAGACATGGTTCATACATTTCTCCAGGCACTATATTAATGCCAAGTTATGTAAATATTGGTGCTTATGTAGATGAAGGTACTATGGTTGATACATGGGCAACTGTTGGTAGTTGTGCTCAAATAGGTAAAAATGTACACTTATCTGGTGGTGTTGGTATTGGTGGTGTTTTAGAACCATTGCAAGCAGCCCCCGTGATTATTGAAGATAATGTTTTTGTAGGCTCTCGTTGTATCGTTGTTGAAGGTGTACATGTAGAAACTGAAGCCGTATTAGGTGCAAATGTTGTTTTAACAATGAGTACTAAAATTATTGATGTAACTGGAGATGAACCTATAGAAATGAAAGGTAGAGTTCCTGCCCGTTCTGTAGTAATTCCAGGAAGTTACACTAAAACGTTTGCTGCTGGTGAATATCAGGTACCATGTGCTTTAATTATAGGAAAGCGTAAAGAAAGTACCAACAAAAAAACCTCATTAAACGACGCACTTCGTGAAAACGACGTGGCTGTTTAA
- a CDS encoding phosphocholine cytidylyltransferase family protein, producing MKIVILAAGMGSRLGNPFPKPLTPLKNGKSIMKMQTDNIASRYNIDDISVVVGFKKDLIMERFPELSYVYNPFFDRTNTSKSLLQVLKKNRDKSVLWFNGDVVFDEKILDILNPFIESNQSFVAVNTSKVADEEVKYTLKEGFIDELSKTVENGLGEAVGINFISSNDIQDFIKRLEECDANDYFERGLELAIEKDNLKIKAVDISKYNCMEIDFIEDLENANNLL from the coding sequence ATGAAAATTGTCATTCTTGCTGCTGGTATGGGTTCTAGGTTAGGTAATCCTTTCCCTAAACCTTTAACACCTTTAAAAAATGGGAAAAGCATAATGAAAATGCAAACCGATAATATAGCTTCGAGATACAATATTGATGACATAAGTGTGGTAGTTGGTTTTAAAAAAGATTTAATAATGGAACGCTTTCCTGAGCTTTCATATGTTTACAATCCATTTTTTGACAGAACGAATACTTCAAAAAGTCTATTACAAGTTTTAAAAAAGAATAGAGATAAATCTGTACTTTGGTTTAACGGCGATGTTGTGTTTGACGAAAAAATACTCGATATATTAAATCCTTTCATAGAATCTAACCAATCATTTGTTGCAGTAAACACTAGTAAGGTTGCAGATGAAGAAGTGAAATATACTTTAAAAGAAGGTTTTATAGATGAATTATCAAAAACAGTAGAAAACGGACTTGGAGAAGCCGTTGGTATAAACTTCATTTCATCTAATGACATTCAAGATTTCATAAAACGACTAGAAGAATGCGACGCTAATGATTACTTTGAAAGAGGCTTAGAATTAGCTATTGAAAAAGATAATCTAAAAATAAAAGCAGTAGATATTTCTAAATACAATTGTATGGAAATAGACTTTATTGAAGATCTTGAAAATGCAAATAATTTGTTATAA
- a CDS encoding CDP-glycerol glycerophosphotransferase family protein, with the protein MKAILFCQNNYAFGILEPIKQVLESNNDNYIWFIKEKILNDFPHKTDNFTTKISDLEHYNSDVIFVPGNEVPYFLKGLKTQVFHGLAGEKKGHFRIRHYFDLYLTQGPYFTNRFNELKNTHKNFEVIETGWPKLDVYGQGKNKYNTYKTELLEKHKAKKVILYAPTFSPKLTSAPFLINQIKRLANNLDYIILLKFHPLMDNDWINRYKELANKIPNIIFQDEKNIIKFLLISDILISDTSSVIYEFILLDKPVITFNSISENIKWEDTSNYDELVELVDTNLTKDPFAKSRAFIVKQFHPYNDGKSAQRMVEAVKSYINKNGVPKKRELSFLRKLKIHSKFGRPHKK; encoded by the coding sequence ATGAAGGCCATTCTTTTCTGCCAGAATAATTATGCTTTTGGAATTCTAGAACCTATAAAACAAGTTTTAGAATCTAATAATGATAATTACATTTGGTTTATTAAAGAAAAGATTCTAAACGACTTTCCTCATAAAACAGATAATTTTACCACTAAAATCTCTGATTTGGAACATTACAACAGCGATGTTATTTTTGTACCAGGAAACGAAGTGCCTTACTTTTTAAAAGGCTTGAAAACTCAAGTTTTTCATGGCTTAGCTGGAGAAAAAAAAGGTCATTTTAGAATACGTCATTATTTCGATTTATATCTTACACAAGGCCCTTATTTCACAAATAGGTTTAATGAATTAAAGAATACTCATAAAAATTTTGAAGTTATTGAAACCGGTTGGCCAAAACTAGATGTTTACGGACAAGGAAAAAACAAATACAATACATACAAAACAGAATTGCTTGAAAAGCATAAAGCAAAAAAAGTTATTCTTTATGCACCTACGTTTTCACCAAAACTAACATCTGCTCCATTTTTAATTAACCAAATCAAACGTCTTGCTAATAATTTAGATTATATCATTCTATTAAAATTTCATCCATTAATGGATAACGATTGGATTAATCGATATAAAGAATTAGCCAATAAAATTCCAAATATCATATTCCAAGACGAAAAAAATATTATAAAATTTTTATTGATTTCAGATATATTAATTAGTGACACGTCGTCTGTTATTTATGAATTCATTTTACTTGACAAACCCGTAATAACATTTAATAGTATTTCTGAAAACATTAAATGGGAAGACACTAGTAATTATGATGAATTAGTAGAATTAGTAGACACCAATTTAACTAAAGACCCTTTTGCTAAATCAAGAGCCTTTATTGTTAAACAGTTTCACCCCTATAACGATGGTAAATCTGCTCAACGCATGGTCGAAGCTGTCAAATCATATATCAATAAAAATGGAGTTCCTAAAAAAAGAGAACTTTCATTTTTAAGAAAATTAAAAATACATTCCAAGTTTGGAAGACCTCATAAAAAATAG
- a CDS encoding glycosyltransferase family 2 protein, whose amino-acid sequence MITFNEVNHIDDVIKNISFADEIIVIDSFSTDGTIEKLKSHKNVTTICREFKNFTDQRNFALQQASYDWVLFIDADERITPLLQKEIITEINKPYNEVVGFMFRRLFYFKQNRIRFSGFQTDTTYRLFKKEFVKYNETKIVHEMPLINGKSKVLKSKMLHYCIDNANHYKSKMEHYASLKALELFKKGKKPNFFHFYFKPFYKFIYNYFIRLGLLDGKEGFTLCYLSAYGVYYRYVELKKLYN is encoded by the coding sequence ATGATAACTTTTAATGAAGTTAATCATATTGATGACGTTATAAAGAACATCAGTTTTGCTGATGAAATTATAGTTATAGACTCCTTTAGCACCGACGGAACCATTGAAAAATTAAAAAGTCATAAAAATGTAACTACTATTTGTCGTGAATTTAAAAACTTCACCGATCAAAGAAATTTTGCATTACAACAAGCTTCCTATGATTGGGTTTTATTTATAGATGCTGATGAACGCATAACTCCATTATTACAAAAAGAAATTATTACTGAAATTAATAAACCTTATAATGAAGTGGTTGGTTTTATGTTTAGACGCTTATTCTATTTTAAACAAAACCGAATACGCTTTAGTGGTTTTCAAACTGACACCACATATCGATTATTTAAAAAGGAGTTTGTAAAATATAATGAAACAAAGATTGTCCATGAAATGCCCTTAATTAATGGAAAAAGTAAAGTTTTAAAAAGTAAAATGCTACACTATTGTATTGATAATGCTAATCATTACAAATCTAAAATGGAACATTATGCTTCACTTAAAGCATTGGAACTTTTTAAAAAAGGAAAAAAACCTAATTTCTTTCATTTCTACTTTAAACCTTTTTATAAGTTTATTTATAACTATTTTATTAGACTTGGTTTATTAGACGGAAAAGAAGGTTTTACACTGTGTTATTTAAGTGCCTATGGTGTATATTATCGTTATGTAGAGTTAAAAAAGCTTTACAACTAA